Below is a genomic region from bacterium.
CCAGGACGGCTATCACGAGATCGACACGTGGATGCAGCAGATCTCCCTCTGCGATCGAATCTGGATACGGACGGGCGGAAGGGCGCTGCGGGTGGCCGCCGATCGGGGGGATGTCCCCGACGGAAGGGCGAATCTTGCCTGGCGGGCGGCGGCGGCCCTGCGGCGGGCGGCAGGCGCGAGCGCTCTCCTC
It encodes:
- a CDS encoding 4-(cytidine 5'-diphospho)-2-C-methyl-D-erythritol kinase (catalyzes the phosphorylation of 4-diphosphocytidyl-2-C-methyl-D-erythritol in the nonmevalonate pathway of isoprenoid biosynthesis) — encoded protein: MRTAGGGRVHWLDSPAKINLFLRVLGKRQDGYHEIDTWMQQISLCDRIWIRTGGRALRVAADRGDVPDGRANLAWRAAAALRRAAGASALL